A single region of the Solwaraspora sp. WMMD406 genome encodes:
- a CDS encoding amidohydrolase family protein codes for MSTDAQQTAGRPVVFRNGLVLTMDDSHTVLPRADVLIVGDRIAEVGEALAVPEGTLEIDAAGGIVMPGMIDTHRHMWQTAMRGYGADWTLTQYFVWYYLESGKLFRPEDVYAGNLLAATEAIDAGVTTTVDWSHGLQTPQHADAAVDALEAVPGRFVLAYGNLQQGPWEWATSPGFRDFVTRRVHGKGDMLGFQMAFDVTGDPTFPEKAAFEVARELGVPVTTHAGVWGATNDDGIRLMHENGFMTEETVYVHAATLNRDSYNRIAATGGSVSVSTESEQSAGQGYPPTWQLRQHDIPVSLSMDTSVWWSGDLFSAMRSTLSADRSREHLEAHGRQETVTHCHLRAEQVVDWATRGGARALGMDSLVGALTAGRKADVVLIKNDASPVMFPVIHPYGHVAFQAQRGDVHSVVIDGRLVKHDHRLVDVDLAAARAAVARTIEHLIERMGADAWAKGMNPDIPETKVLDNPYTYTQWDAGSAQWKH; via the coding sequence ATGAGCACAGACGCGCAGCAGACGGCGGGCCGGCCGGTGGTGTTCCGCAACGGTCTGGTGCTGACCATGGACGACAGCCACACGGTGCTGCCCCGCGCCGACGTGCTGATCGTCGGCGACCGGATCGCCGAGGTCGGCGAGGCGCTCGCCGTACCCGAGGGGACGCTGGAGATCGACGCGGCCGGCGGCATCGTCATGCCCGGCATGATCGACACCCACCGGCACATGTGGCAGACCGCGATGCGCGGATACGGTGCCGACTGGACACTCACCCAGTATTTCGTCTGGTACTACCTCGAATCCGGCAAACTGTTCCGCCCGGAGGACGTGTACGCCGGCAACCTGCTCGCCGCGACCGAGGCCATCGACGCCGGGGTCACCACCACCGTCGACTGGTCACACGGGTTGCAGACCCCGCAGCACGCCGACGCCGCCGTCGACGCCCTCGAAGCCGTCCCCGGCCGGTTCGTCCTGGCTTACGGCAACCTGCAGCAGGGCCCGTGGGAGTGGGCGACCAGCCCCGGCTTCCGCGACTTCGTCACCCGCCGCGTCCACGGCAAGGGCGACATGCTCGGCTTCCAGATGGCCTTCGACGTCACCGGTGATCCGACCTTCCCGGAGAAGGCCGCCTTCGAGGTGGCCCGGGAACTCGGCGTGCCGGTGACCACCCACGCCGGGGTCTGGGGCGCGACCAACGACGACGGCATCCGGCTGATGCACGAGAACGGCTTCATGACCGAGGAAACCGTCTACGTGCACGCCGCCACCCTCAACCGCGACTCGTACAACCGGATCGCCGCCACCGGCGGCTCGGTCTCGGTCTCCACCGAGAGCGAGCAGAGCGCCGGCCAGGGCTACCCGCCCACCTGGCAGCTGCGCCAGCACGACATCCCGGTGTCGCTGTCGATGGACACCAGCGTCTGGTGGAGCGGCGACCTGTTCTCCGCGATGCGCTCCACGCTCAGCGCCGACCGCTCCCGCGAACACCTCGAAGCGCACGGGCGACAGGAGACCGTCACCCACTGCCACCTGCGGGCCGAGCAGGTCGTCGACTGGGCCACCCGGGGCGGGGCGCGGGCATTGGGCATGGACAGCCTGGTCGGCGCGCTCACCGCCGGTCGCAAGGCCGACGTGGTGCTGATCAAAAACGACGCCTCGCCGGTGATGTTCCCGGTCATCCACCCGTACGGGCACGTCGCCTTCCAGGCCCAACGCGGCGACGTGCACAGCGTGGTGATCGACGGCCGGCTGGTCAAGCACGACCACCGCCTGGTCGACGTCGATCTGGCCGCCGCCCGCGCCGCCGTCGCGCGCACCATCGAGCACCTCATCGAGCGGATGGGCGCCGATGCCTGGGCCAAGGGCATGAACCCGGACATCCCGGAGACCAAGGTGCTGGACAACCCGTACACCTACACCCAGTGGGACGCCGGCAGCGCCCAATGGAAGCATTGA
- a CDS encoding extradiol ring-cleavage dioxygenase, with protein MASIVAVIASTHHPFYYRATTATGEDRPPFADEWQRKILAFRETLTKADPDVLVMVGSDHFHQLWLDNMPQFLVGKAPFYDANWYNEEREFGLPRMLLKGQEDLSGHLLRAGLDAGFDLAFSNELRIDHSITCPIITLRPEADLPIVPIYTNIFAPPLPQPKRFVQLGEAIRDIVASWPSHLRVAIIGTGHLSLELGGPRQFGPHGPDPEFDQRAVEWIANGDLDGCLAEVTLDSLHSPGNATHGFMDFMLMMGVAGAGAKAHHVDTLDLFHTMEAYFTWYPNGAPA; from the coding sequence ATGGCCAGCATCGTCGCGGTCATCGCCTCCACACACCACCCGTTCTACTACCGGGCCACCACCGCCACCGGGGAGGACCGGCCACCCTTCGCCGACGAGTGGCAGCGCAAGATCCTCGCGTTCCGGGAGACCCTCACCAAGGCCGACCCGGACGTGCTGGTGATGGTCGGCTCCGACCACTTCCACCAGCTGTGGCTGGACAACATGCCGCAGTTCCTGGTCGGCAAGGCCCCGTTCTACGACGCCAACTGGTACAACGAGGAACGCGAGTTCGGCCTGCCCCGGATGCTGCTCAAAGGCCAGGAGGACCTGTCCGGGCACCTGCTGCGGGCCGGCCTGGACGCCGGCTTCGACCTGGCGTTCAGCAACGAGCTGCGGATCGACCACAGCATCACCTGCCCGATCATCACCCTGCGGCCCGAGGCCGACCTGCCGATCGTGCCGATCTACACCAACATCTTCGCCCCGCCGCTGCCGCAGCCGAAACGCTTCGTACAGCTCGGCGAGGCGATCCGGGACATCGTCGCGTCGTGGCCGAGTCACCTGCGGGTCGCGATCATCGGCACCGGGCACCTGTCGCTGGAGCTGGGCGGGCCGCGCCAGTTCGGCCCGCACGGCCCGGACCCGGAGTTCGACCAGCGGGCGGTGGAGTGGATCGCCAACGGTGACCTGGACGGCTGCCTCGCCGAAGTCACCCTGGACAGCCTGCACTCCCCCGGCAACGCCACCCACGGCTTCATGGACTTCATGCTCATGATGGGAGTCGCCGGAGCCGGCGCGAAGGCACACCACGTCGACACCCTCGACCTGTTCCACACCATGGAGGCCTACTTCACCTGGTACCCGAACGGAGCGCCGGCATGA
- a CDS encoding citryl-CoA lyase gives MADQLNKQDPGLNFPTSIGTSDRTTIRLLGQDLAEDLMGKVGFGELAYWLVAGHRPTPGQVRVLEAVLVALADHGFTPTAIAARLTYLSAPESLQGAIAAGLLGGGSRFLGVTEDCGRFLADVLAGLDTHPDDDAGWDEVALAAVRDARAAKRLLPGLGHPVHKDIDPRTPVLIRIADDEGLRGPHLRLFEAIGRVHPQVLGRALPLNGAGVCGAALADLDLPVDLLRGFALLARTAGLLGHLAEERRNPLGMEIYRTVDRNARYVPPATS, from the coding sequence ATGGCTGACCAGCTGAACAAGCAGGATCCGGGGCTAAACTTCCCGACCTCGATCGGCACCTCCGACCGGACCACGATCCGGCTGCTCGGCCAGGACCTCGCCGAGGACCTGATGGGCAAGGTCGGCTTCGGTGAGCTGGCGTACTGGCTGGTCGCCGGCCACCGACCCACCCCCGGACAGGTACGGGTCCTCGAAGCGGTCCTCGTCGCGCTGGCCGACCACGGCTTCACCCCGACCGCGATCGCCGCCCGACTGACGTACCTCAGCGCCCCCGAGTCGCTGCAGGGCGCCATCGCCGCCGGCCTGCTCGGCGGCGGCTCCCGCTTCCTCGGCGTCACCGAGGACTGCGGCCGGTTCCTCGCCGACGTCCTCGCCGGGCTCGACACCCACCCCGACGACGACGCCGGCTGGGACGAGGTCGCCCTCGCGGCGGTACGCGACGCCCGCGCCGCCAAACGGCTGCTGCCCGGCCTCGGGCACCCCGTCCACAAGGACATCGACCCGCGTACCCCGGTGTTGATCCGCATCGCGGACGACGAAGGTCTGCGCGGACCGCACCTGCGGCTGTTCGAAGCGATCGGCAGAGTCCACCCGCAGGTGCTCGGCCGCGCCCTGCCGCTCAACGGCGCCGGGGTCTGCGGCGCCGCGCTGGCCGACCTGGACCTGCCGGTCGACCTGCTGCGCGGCTTCGCCCTGCTGGCCCGCACCGCCGGCCTGCTCGGCCACCTCGCCGAGGAACGCCGCAACCCGCTGGGCATGGAGATCTACCGCACCGTCGACCGCAACGCCCGCTACGTCCCCCCTGCCACCTCCTGA
- a CDS encoding zinc-binding dehydrogenase has translation MSTASESTSAAVLTGYGRPPTVQRRPRPTPAAAQVLVRVSAAPITPLDLLCASGSSYLGAPALPYVPGVQGVGTLADGSGVWFPTRAGMAPGDGGLAEYAVVAVADLVPLPDGVDHRLIAALGYSAIAAWSALTLRGGLRAGEDVLVLGASGTVGQVGVQLARLVGARRVTAAARSTAAADRLRALGADEVVPLRADDDVPGLADRLREAAGGPVDLVLDPLFGVPAAAALRVLRPGGRLVNLGGSAGATAPIESATLRGGALRVLGYSNNELTAPQRAAALAAIAGHAHAGRLTVDHQVRPLDEVAAAWQAQADGSAGARIVITP, from the coding sequence ATGTCCACCGCGTCGGAGTCGACGTCCGCCGCCGTGCTCACCGGGTACGGGCGACCGCCGACCGTGCAGCGTCGGCCCCGGCCGACGCCGGCAGCCGCGCAGGTGCTGGTCCGGGTCAGCGCCGCGCCGATCACCCCGCTGGACCTGCTCTGCGCCTCCGGCAGCTCCTACCTGGGCGCGCCGGCCCTGCCGTACGTACCAGGGGTGCAGGGCGTCGGCACCCTCGCCGACGGCTCCGGGGTGTGGTTCCCGACCCGCGCCGGCATGGCACCGGGCGACGGCGGCCTCGCCGAGTACGCCGTCGTGGCCGTCGCCGACCTGGTGCCGCTGCCCGACGGGGTGGACCACCGGCTGATCGCCGCCCTCGGCTACTCGGCGATCGCCGCCTGGTCGGCGCTGACCCTGCGCGGCGGGCTGCGCGCCGGGGAGGACGTACTGGTCCTCGGGGCCAGCGGCACCGTCGGGCAGGTCGGGGTGCAGCTCGCCCGGCTGGTCGGGGCCCGCCGGGTCACCGCCGCCGCCCGGTCGACCGCCGCCGCCGATCGGCTGCGGGCCCTCGGTGCCGACGAGGTGGTGCCGCTACGCGCCGACGACGACGTACCGGGGCTCGCCGATCGGCTGCGGGAAGCCGCCGGCGGACCGGTCGACCTGGTCCTCGACCCGCTGTTCGGGGTACCGGCGGCAGCGGCGCTACGGGTGCTGCGGCCCGGTGGCCGGCTGGTCAACCTGGGCGGTTCGGCCGGGGCGACCGCCCCGATCGAGTCGGCCACGCTGCGCGGCGGGGCGCTGCGCGTACTTGGCTACAGCAACAACGAGCTGACCGCACCGCAACGGGCGGCGGCGCTGGCCGCGATCGCCGGACACGCGCACGCCGGCCGGCTGACCGTCGACCACCAGGTACGGCCACTCGACGAGGTGGCCGCCGCCTGGCAGGCCCAGGCCGACGGGTCGGCCGGCGCCAGGATCGTCATCACCCCGTAG
- a CDS encoding CaiB/BaiF CoA-transferase family protein, producing the protein MTEHHAPAADARPAGGTGPLHGLLVADFSRILAGPYATMLLADLGAEVIKVEGPGGDDTRTWMPPARDGVSTYYLGINRNKRSIALDLKDPDDLDIARRLADRADVLIENFKPGGLRRFGLDYDSVAERNAKIIYASISGFGTGAGAAYPGYDLMVQAVSGLMSLTGDADGSPYRAGISVFDVMSGLHASIGILAALHHRDTTGAGQHVEVNLLSSALSGLVNHSSGYVAGGVVPFRMGNAHPSLFPYEPLPVADGELIVIAGNDGQFRKLCEVLGVPELVDDPRFGRNQDRTANREALRPLLVEQLMTRTRDEWFEVLLAAGVPCAPINTIDGGVALAQRLGLDPVVTVGDGDTAVPGIRHPITLSQTPARYDAPPPALDEHGEEIRAWLTS; encoded by the coding sequence ATGACCGAGCACCACGCACCGGCTGCCGACGCGCGACCAGCCGGCGGCACCGGGCCGCTGCACGGACTCCTGGTCGCCGACTTCTCCCGGATCCTCGCCGGCCCGTACGCCACCATGCTGCTCGCCGACCTCGGCGCCGAGGTGATCAAGGTCGAGGGGCCGGGCGGCGACGACACCCGCACCTGGATGCCGCCGGCCCGCGACGGCGTCTCCACCTACTACCTGGGGATCAACCGCAACAAGCGGTCCATCGCCCTGGACCTCAAGGACCCCGACGACCTCGACATCGCCCGCCGGCTCGCCGACCGCGCCGACGTGCTGATCGAGAACTTCAAGCCCGGTGGGCTGCGCCGCTTCGGCCTGGACTACGACAGCGTCGCCGAACGCAACGCCAAGATCATCTACGCGTCGATCAGCGGCTTCGGCACCGGCGCCGGCGCCGCCTACCCCGGCTACGACCTGATGGTCCAGGCCGTCTCCGGGCTGATGAGCCTCACCGGCGACGCCGACGGGTCGCCGTACCGGGCCGGGATCAGCGTCTTCGACGTCATGTCCGGGCTGCACGCCAGCATCGGCATCCTCGCCGCCCTGCACCACCGCGACACGACCGGCGCCGGCCAGCACGTCGAGGTCAACCTGCTGTCGTCGGCACTGTCCGGGCTGGTCAACCACAGCAGCGGGTACGTCGCCGGCGGCGTCGTGCCGTTCCGGATGGGCAACGCCCACCCGAGCCTGTTCCCGTACGAGCCGCTGCCGGTCGCCGACGGCGAACTCATCGTCATCGCCGGCAACGACGGGCAGTTCCGCAAACTGTGCGAGGTGCTCGGCGTACCGGAGCTGGTCGACGACCCCCGGTTCGGCCGCAACCAGGACCGCACCGCCAACCGCGAGGCACTACGCCCGCTGCTGGTCGAGCAGCTGATGACACGTACCCGCGACGAATGGTTCGAGGTCCTGCTCGCCGCCGGAGTGCCGTGCGCGCCGATCAACACCATCGACGGCGGGGTGGCGCTCGCGCAACGACTCGGCCTCGACCCGGTGGTCACCGTCGGCGACGGCGACACCGCCGTACCCGGCATCCGGCACCCGATCACCCTGTCGCAGACCCCGGCACGCTACGACGCGCCGCCGCCCGCACTCGACGAACACGGTGAGGAGATCCGCGCATGGCTGACCAGCTGA